A window of Candidatus Omnitrophota bacterium genomic DNA:
CTTCTTCGTTGGCTCGCCAATTCTTTTTATCTTTTGCGAATTGGTTTTGTTATTAATAAGCATCCATAATATTATCGTAAACATCTATGAGGATCTTCAAGAATTTCCAGATATAGAGACTTTTACTCCAAGCATTAACCTTGTAGATCGTTCGCTAGCTAAAGAAAAGCGGACTCGCCGAAGGAAAAAGTCATAAGCCATTCCATCGCTTTTGAGGGAAATCGAAATTAAAAAATCAGGCTGAAAAATCTTTGTCAGGTAGAGAATGCTTTCCTAGGGGCGCGGGCGAGAGTGAGGACGGCTATCTTTTTGGCGCCTCCTTTTTTGAGGGCGGCGGCGACTTCGTTCACCGTGGCGCCTGTCGTCATCACGTCATCTACAATCAATAGACTCATATTCCTGGCTGCGTCGCCGCTCGCGGGTTGGATGGCGCCGATGAGGTTCTTTTGCCGGATTTTGAAATCGAGCTTCGTCTGGGGAATGGTTTTGCGGATGCGGAAGACGAGGTCTTCCCGCACGGGAATCCGGCAAAAAGAACTCAGAACCTCGCAGAGGAGCGTGGATTGATTGAACTCGCGTTCGCGTCGCCGCTGTTTGTGGAGGGGAACCGGAACCAGGGCGTCAAAAAGTACTTCGCGGTAATAATAATCCCAACCGATATACAGAAGACGGCCCAAGGGAAGGGACAGAGTTTTTTGATAATGAAATTTGAGAGCATGGATGGCGTTGCGCGCCCGGTCGTCATCATAGGAAAGAACGGAGCGGGCGCAGGCGTAGGCGGGTTTGGCGTCCGGACAGTTGGGGCAAGGCGGCGCGGCGTCTATTTCCAGCGGCGCGCCGCATAAGGCGCAGACGGGCGGGCGCAGGCGGGTCATGAAGTGAAGGCATGGCTCGCAGAGGGGAATCGCGGCGCTTTCCATTTCAGCCCCGCAGGCGGCGCAGGCGGGGGGATAAATCCAATTCAGCCACGATTCCAACAATTCATTTACAAGTGGGGGAATCATGACGAAGCGCCTCAACGATCCTTTTGGGCGGCTTCCGTAAAGCGTCGCTGGCGTTCGTCCAAGTATTCTCTCAATGCGTCTTGCCACAAGGGCGGGAGCGGGACGCCGATTTCTTGGAGTTTTTTCATTTCCAGGCAGGAGTTGGGCGGACGCCGCGCCGGAGCGCCGTATTCCTTGGCCGTTACCGGTTCGAGCGCAACGTTCATGCCCGCTTGGCGGAAAATTTCCTCCGCGAATTCGAGCCAGGTGCAGCACCCTTGATTGCATACGTGGTAAAGGCCGAAGATTTCCTTTTCCACGATGCGGCGGATGGCGATGGCGGCGTCCTTGGCGGATGTAGGAGAGAGCGATTCGTCGGCGACGATGCGCAGCGGATTGCCCTTAGAGCCGAGGCGCAGCATGGCTTCGACGAAGTTGGTGCCTTTCATGCGGCTGGGCGTGAGGCCGAAGAGGCCGGAGATGCGGACAATGTAATGCTTGTCCCAAATGCTGCGAACGAAGTCCTCACCTGCCAGCTTGGTGATGCCGTAAGCGTTAACGGGGCGGGCGCGGTCGTTTTCAAGGTAAGGGGCGCCTTTTTCGCCGTCGAAGACGTAGTTGGTTCCGATATGAACGAATTGGACGTCCCACTTGCGGCAGGCGAGGGCGAGGTTGCGCGGACCGAGAGCGTTGACGCGGAAGGCGCGCTCGCATTCGCGCTCGCATTCGTCGACGCGAGTGAAGGCGGCGGCGTTGACGACGAGGTCGGGAGAGATGAAGGCGATTTGCTGCTGCACGAGAGCTTCGTCCGTAATATCCATGTCTTCCAGGTCGTAAGGCGTAACCTGGCAATCGGAAAAGACGCTGACCAAATCGCTGCCCAGTTGTCCCAGCGAACCAACGATAAGTACGCGCATGGCTTGGTTTCTTTCTTAGGTTATTGATAGAATGAAAAATACAACATATTCAATTAATATTATTCGATTTGCCATTGTTTGAAATTAACAAAAACAACGCACAATGGCTCATCCAAATAGGCTCGAGGCTGATCTCCAATACCGAAAACTAAATCATTTGCGTATAATATGGAATCCGGAGAATGAGGTCCACGTGATAAAGGAAGTTTTTTATTAATTGTCGTTAGTGTCTCTCCCCTTTTTATACCTTCACGTGTTTTTCGTACAATTTCAACTTGGGAAATTTTCGAAAGCCAAATTTCAATTGTTTTTAAATCTAGGTTTCTACCTATATGTTGGATAGCGTGACAAGCAACACAAATTGTAACCAGATTATCTGGTTCACAACTTTTTGTTTCGTTGATATGATGTATATTCATGTTTTTTGCGGCTGTATGTCCACAAAAAACACAGGTGTAATTATCTCTTTCTAAAACTTCTTTTCTTATTTTATTCCATTCGTTTTTTGGTGGGCGTTCTGGATTCCATAATTTAGGATTAGTAATGCTAGGTCGAAGGATAAATTCAGTCATCTCTTAAACTCCTTTCTTTATTATCCATCTACTCATAATGCGAGAAAAGAAATTTCCTTCATATTCTTTATCCTACAAGGATAACAAAAAATTCTTGCTGGAAGAGGTCGATTATGATCGATGAAACGAAAATCAAAAAAGCAAAATTTTTAAAAAACTGATTAAACTATTCTACGCGGGTTGATACCGCTTTACGTTAATTTCTCCGGCGCGCTGACGCATTGAATAAGCGCTATGCCATGCCTGCATCCTTAATAGCGTATCCATCGAGACGCCAAATGCTTTTTCGATTCGCAGCGCCATTTCCGGCGACAACGATGTTTTCTCGTTAACCAAATCCGAAAGCGTCGCCCGCCGCACTCCCAATATCTCCGCCGCCCGCGAAATCGTAAGGTTTAATTCCGCTAAAATCTCCGTTCGGATGAAATCGCCAGGATGACTGGGCATCATGCCAATTTTTTATAGGTTTATCGCCCATCAGTAATAATTCTCCAAATTCAAGTGAAAAGTAATGCTTTCCAGCTTACTGCGCGACGATCTCCACACGGGCGGAATAGCCGAGGGATTCGAAAAGTTGTTCGCAGTCTTCCCAAGTTAATCCGAAGGAGCGTACATCGGCGGATCCCAAGCGGGCTATGGCGGTGCGAAGTTCGTCCAAATGCCGCTCATCGAACGGTTCGTTCATCATGCTGGTTTCCGCCCAATCCACCAGCGTTTCCAATGGGATTTTATGATGCAAATATTGGGATAGTTTTTCGATGAGTATTTCTTTGGTAATCATATTCATTTATCCCTTGCGATTTGCTTGCAATGAATTATAGCGGATTGCGCTTCGCTTTTATCCTGCTAGGATAAAAAAAAATTCCTTGCTGGAAGAGGTTGATTATGATCGATGGCGTAAAAATCATTGCGCGCAAACGGTATGCGGACGACCGGGGCTATTTGGTGGAGATTCTTCGCGACGACGACGCGGAGTTCATCAAATTCGGGCAGATTTACGTTACTTGCCTGCGGCGCGGCGTCGTCAAAGCCTGGCACAAGCACGAGAAGCAGACGGATTTCTTCTACATCGTTTCCGGCACGTCGAAGATCGGGCTATACGACGACCGGCCCGATAGTCCCACCCAAGGAGAATATCAGACCGTGATTTTGGGCGACGAAGGGGAGCAGGCGCTACTGGCGATTCCTCCCATGGTCTGGCATGGGCAGATGTCGCTTTCGGAAACGACGATGCTCGTCAATCTCCCCACCGAACATTACGAACGCAGCAAGCCGGACGAGATACGGGCGGCGGTGGATGTCTTCGAGGATGTATGGACAATCAAGAATCGATGAGGGAAAAAGAAGGGCGCGCCGTCGCGCGCCCTTTATTAGTAGGATTTGATCTTTTCCGATAAAATCATCCGAGAAGGAAAAAGCGTTATTAATCTATTCTCCCCCCAAGCTTGGGGGGAGTTAGAGGGNNNNNNNNNNNNNNNNNNNNNNNNNNNNNNNNNNNNNNNNNNNNNNNNNNNNNNNNNNNNNNNNNNNNNNNNNNNNNNNNNNNNNNNNNNNNNNNNNNNNGGTCGTCAGCGCACTCTGTCAACCCCCTCTGTATCTCCCCCATCTTGGGGGAGAAAAAGCATTCTAATACCGGATGAACCTCAATTGTTTTGTTTCTCCAATTTGTAATGATAATACGTTTGGTTGCACGCCGGTTCGCCTTCGCTGCTGGCGTTGGCTACCCACGCTTCCAGCGTGGCGGGATGGAAAATGGCGTTGTGCAAATTTCCCTTCATGGAAACCGGCCGCTTGATGAGTTCCATTAAAACCTTCTCGTCCACTTTGCCGTATTGGCTTTCCAAGCGTTCGCAGAAGGCCAGGTAGCGGTCTTCGCCAGACATGATCACGCTGTCGGGGGGCGGCGTATTGAGCATGGCTTCCAGTTTTCCTTCCGCCGATTGGATCAACGTTTGCCATTTGTTCGTCTTGAGTTGAAATCCCTTGACCACCGTGCGGTTGCCCCCGCTGTCTTCGGCGGGCGCGGGAGGAATATTCAATAGCGAGTAGTTTTCGCCCGGCTTGATGAAATGAATCTGCTTCGGCGTGGCGTAGACGCCCCGCGCGTCAGGAATTTTGGAGTCGGAAATGACGTAGAAATATTCGCAAGTGCGCGGCGAGTCTTTGTAAATCCGCAGCGCTTCTTCTAGCGTCGACGCACGCTCCAGCGCATCGCGCATCAACAAGGTCATCGGAACGCCATCCCAATGGCCTTGGCCGCCGCCGCCCATCTCGCCGATGGCGATCTGCTTTTCGTTCATGCCGGTGACGGAGCCGAGGTTGCCCGCGTAACTGACGTTCATGAAAGCGTTGCATCCGTCCGGTTCGACGATCATCAGAACGGCGTTATCTTGTAGCCCCGCGTTGGTCATATAATCCAGAATGCGCACATGGTAGAGGCTGGCGTCATGCGTCGCTTTGCCCATCAGGGCGATGCCGCTGCAATGGAAAGCTTCCGGGAACAGGTTGCCTGCTAGAATTTCTTCGTACGTCAGTCCCGAACCTTCCGCCAGGCCTTTCATCTCCTCGATGAACCGTTCGGGAATATGCGGCAATAGGCGGCTGTGCATTCCACCCCGCAGCATTTTATACATCTGGTATTCTTTGCTCTTGCCTTCTTCGCCCTGATTGTCCGTGATGTTCTTCATATTGCGGACGACGAAATCCTTGAGCAGCTTTCCGTGCTGATAACCTAGCTCATGAGGAGTTCCCTTCAGGTGCAGAACCAATTGCCCCTCAACGCGCTCCAGATAGCCTTTGCCTTCCCGCGCTACGATCTCGCCCTGAGCCAATGGACAAAGGAGCGCCATCAAAAATGCAAATAAAATAGCCCGTCTTACTGTTTTCATAATCAAACCTCATTTTTTATTTACTCTCGCTGTGAGAGTATATAGTATTCGAAAAAAAGGGCATACGGACGATTACCCCCGTATGCCCCTTCTCTCTCTTCAAACCTGTTATTTTCTTTGAATCCTATTGCAGCATCCAGCCTTCGACAACCGACGCCAATCCCTTCGAACCGAGATAGGTTCCGTCTTTACCCGCCGTCGCCGCTTTCGAACCGGCTTTCAAATGAAAATCGCCGTTGCCGGGATCGACGTATTGGGGATCTACGTTCAATAGGTTGCTGGAGGCGATGAATTCCACATCGTCTCCCAATTGGGAATGTTCCGCGAAGATGTCGCAGTAATCGATTTTATATTCGGAAATGGCGCCCGCCATGTTGAGAACGCCGTCGTAATCCACGACGATGCAATTGGTCATCGTCAAGTTGATGACATCCTTGGGCTGATCTGTCGTCGACAATCCTACGCCCGCAAACGATTTATATAAATCGCAATGATCGAAGATCGCCGTCGATGAACGTCCGCTGGAAGAAGCGCGGAAAAACATGTTGGGACCGGAAGTGCCGGCGATGACGGTGTGGTTTACGCTTAAGAGTCCCGTCTCCATGCTGATTCCGTGATGTCCGGGTTCTTTTCCGCAATTGAGAATCATGCAGCTTTCGATGAGTCCTGTGGGCGTCCCTTGAGCATCGTTCTCTTCTAGTTCGTTATCCTCCAACTGAACGCCATGCTCGCTGCAATTCTCGATCACGCAGTTGTTCAAAGTGATGCTGCCATCCCCGGCATTGACGCCTATGCCGATGTTATCGTGAATATGGCAATTCATGGCTAAAACGGCGCCATCGTCAATCTCTATGCCGTTGCTGTTGCCCGTAAATTCGCAATCGACGAGCGTCGATTCCGGCGCAGGAACGGGAACGCCTAAATCCAAGGGCAGATCGGCGCTGGCGAAGGCGTAAGGATATCCCGAAATCTTGCATCGCTCCGCTTTAAAACCTATAGCGTCTATGGACTTGCCTTGCATGAAACTGACAACGTCCATCGGCGAAACTACCATTCCCACGAAATCGCCCGCCGTTTCTGCGCCCGGTCCGACCAACTCGCAATCCGTTACAGTAACGTAGGAACTGATGATCGTGAGAGAGATGGCGATGCCGAGATTGTTCACCGCCGTACCCGTTTGTACGATCTTCAACCCTTGCAGCGTTACGTTATCGCCGTAAATAAAAAATCCTAATTGGTCGTTCGCCCCGAAATCGGCGCCCAATGATGCCAGCGATCCCGTCCGGTTGGAATTGTTGGCGAGATTGATCACTACCTCTTCGTCATTGGCCGCTATAAGAGTCAATTTGTTTTTCTTCAACGGAGGCATATTGATATGGCCGATGTTGGGGTCTTCGTTGTAGGTTCCGCCGCGAATCACGATCGTATCGCCCTCTTGCGCTGCATCGATGGCCGATTGAATTGTGGCGTATCCAGTCGAACCGTCTTTATTGACCGTCAGTGTGGCGGAATAAGCGGCTCCTCCAGTGATGAGCAGAGAGAGAAAAGCCATTCCCAAACCAAGCGTTGTTCTATTTACGAGCTTAATTTTCGATATTTCCATCATCTTAATATCCTTTCCACTTCATAAATGAGTATAAACGAAACCATCAAACGATTGCATTTTGATGAATTACTGCAGCGGAGTCAATAGAGTCTTTTATATAAAGCTGTAAAATCTTTGTTAGGAGCAATCTATTCTGTGAGACTGTGGGACTTTGGGACTTTGGGATTGTATTGTCCCAGTCTCCTTGTCTCCCAGTCTCGCAGTCTCCCAGTCTCCCAGTCTCCCAGTCTCCATATCTTCCTCTCTTTTTTTGCGCGCTTGGGCTTGTCTGTTCCGCGATTTATTGACACAATTCATCCTCGAAAATAGAATAGTAAGAGTAAAAACGTTTATGCCCGGGTGGTGGAACCTGGTAGACACGTACGTTTGAGGGGCGTATGGCTAGCGCCGTGCGGGTTCAAATCCCGCCCCGGGCATTTATTTTTTAATGGTCAAACGATAAATGGCCGATTTCATTGTCAAGAAAACGCTTGCAGGCGCCAAGGACGCAAATCCACTTGACAAATAGAAATAAATCTTTTAAATGTTCAGTCTCCGTTAGAATTTAAAAAATTCGGGAGATTTTATTACGCCAAGTTTCCTCTCCCGAAGAGGAATTATGGCGCGCCGCCATTCCTCCAAAGATAGAGGAAGGCATATGGGCGCGATAAAGAAGCGTAAACGAAAAGTAGATAATATAATATTCCAATCGGTATCGAGGTTTTTCTATGCCATCGGGTAAAAAGCGGAAACGAGCGAAAATCGCCACTCACAAACGGAAAAAGAAGCGGCGTCTCAATCGTCATAAAAATAAGAAATAAAGCCGAATCTCCCGGATTGAATTGCCATCGATGATAATCGGCGTATAATTAAGTTGCTAGGGCCTGTCTATTGGCCTGAACCTCACTTCGTAAGGCGCGAGCGATGGAAATTACGGAAGTTAAAGTTTATCCAGTCCGGAAGCCGGATGACAAACTGAAAGCGTTTGTCACCATCATCCTTGACGATTGCTTCGTTA
This region includes:
- a CDS encoding C45 family peptidase, yielding MKTVRRAILFAFLMALLCPLAQGEIVAREGKGYLERVEGQLVLHLKGTPHELGYQHGKLLKDFVVRNMKNITDNQGEEGKSKEYQMYKMLRGGMHSRLLPHIPERFIEEMKGLAEGSGLTYEEILAGNLFPEAFHCSGIALMGKATHDASLYHVRILDYMTNAGLQDNAVLMIVEPDGCNAFMNVSYAGNLGSVTGMNEKQIAIGEMGGGGQGHWDGVPMTLLMRDALERASTLEEALRIYKDSPRTCEYFYVISDSKIPDARGVYATPKQIHFIKPGENYSLLNIPPAPAEDSGGNRTVVKGFQLKTNKWQTLIQSAEGKLEAMLNTPPPDSVIMSGEDRYLAFCERLESQYGKVDEKVLMELIKRPVSMKGNLHNAIFHPATLEAWVANASSEGEPACNQTYYHYKLEKQNN
- a CDS encoding ComF family protein — its product is MIPPLVNELLESWLNWIYPPACAACGAEMESAAIPLCEPCLHFMTRLRPPVCALCGAPLEIDAAPPCPNCPDAKPAYACARSVLSYDDDRARNAIHALKFHYQKTLSLPLGRLLYIGWDYYYREVLFDALVPVPLHKQRRREREFNQSTLLCEVLSSFCRIPVREDLVFRIRKTIPQTKLDFKIRQKNLIGAIQPASGDAARNMSLLIVDDVMTTGATVNEVAAALKKGGAKKIAVLTLARAPRKAFST
- a CDS encoding dTDP-4-dehydrorhamnose 3,5-epimerase family protein, encoding MIDGVKIIARKRYADDRGYLVEILRDDDAEFIKFGQIYVTCLRRGVVKAWHKHEKQTDFFYIVSGTSKIGLYDDRPDSPTQGEYQTVILGDEGEQALLAIPPMVWHGQMSLSETTMLVNLPTEHYERSKPDEIRAAVDVFEDVWTIKNR
- the rfbD gene encoding dTDP-4-dehydrorhamnose reductase; this translates as MRVLIVGSLGQLGSDLVSVFSDCQVTPYDLEDMDITDEALVQQQIAFISPDLVVNAAAFTRVDECERECERAFRVNALGPRNLALACRKWDVQFVHIGTNYVFDGEKGAPYLENDRARPVNAYGITKLAGEDFVRSIWDKHYIVRISGLFGLTPSRMKGTNFVEAMLRLGSKGNPLRIVADESLSPTSAKDAAIAIRRIVEKEIFGLYHVCNQGCCTWLEFAEEIFRQAGMNVALEPVTAKEYGAPARRPPNSCLEMKKLQEIGVPLPPLWQDALREYLDERQRRFTEAAQKDR
- a CDS encoding right-handed parallel beta-helix repeat-containing protein, coding for MMEISKIKLVNRTTLGLGMAFLSLLITGGAAYSATLTVNKDGSTGYATIQSAIDAAQEGDTIVIRGGTYNEDPNIGHINMPPLKKNKLTLIAANDEEVVINLANNSNRTGSLASLGADFGANDQLGFFIYGDNVTLQGLKIVQTGTAVNNLGIAISLTIISSYVTVTDCELVGPGAETAGDFVGMVVSPMDVVSFMQGKSIDAIGFKAERCKISGYPYAFASADLPLDLGVPVPAPESTLVDCEFTGNSNGIEIDDGAVLAMNCHIHDNIGIGVNAGDGSITLNNCVIENCSEHGVQLEDNELEENDAQGTPTGLIESCMILNCGKEPGHHGISMETGLLSVNHTVIAGTSGPNMFFRASSSGRSSTAIFDHCDLYKSFAGVGLSTTDQPKDVINLTMTNCIVVDYDGVLNMAGAISEYKIDYCDIFAEHSQLGDDVEFIASSNLLNVDPQYVDPGNGDFHLKAGSKAATAGKDGTYLGSKGLASVVEGWMLQ
- a CDS encoding HNH endonuclease — its product is MTEFILRPSITNPKLWNPERPPKNEWNKIRKEVLERDNYTCVFCGHTAAKNMNIHHINETKSCEPDNLVTICVACHAIQHIGRNLDLKTIEIWLSKISQVEIVRKTREGIKRGETLTTINKKLPLSRGPHSPDSILYANDLVFGIGDQPRAYLDEPLCVVFVNFKQWQIE
- a CDS encoding HigA family addiction module antitoxin is translated as MMPSHPGDFIRTEILAELNLTISRAAEILGVRRATLSDLVNEKTSLSPEMALRIEKAFGVSMDTLLRMQAWHSAYSMRQRAGEINVKRYQPA